A portion of the Homalodisca vitripennis isolate AUS2020 chromosome 2, UT_GWSS_2.1, whole genome shotgun sequence genome contains these proteins:
- the LOC124355787 gene encoding uncharacterized protein LOC124355787 has protein sequence MFCGSCKKSISGDGDKVTCGKCKAELHYTCAGLTKTSWKAKTVKYRSEWECLKCRPISKTCTESVELTDEEIESDDPTYIALKKLLDKMFLRQENKIASRVDSIIEMISKLEATMTNIIDRVKEMEEESVKLKNQMRDLKMEMEMEKQYGRSRNFIVTSIPQDDKEDVPVKITGLLQAMNIELRKEDITAHRLPSAHSPAPIIVQCTTRAIRDTVVRGARKFRQSTKLIGNSHPERAIYFNDHLTPYFSELMKQTKEVKDRLGFKYIWLNGNRIMLKKDNQSKAFRILTESDLEKVG, from the coding sequence ATGTTTTGTGGAAGCTGTAAAAAGTCAATATCAGGTGATGGAGATAAAGTTACATGTGGTAAATGTAAGGCGGAATTGCACTACACCTGTGCAGGGCTAACCAAAACGTCTTGGAAGGCTAAGACTGTAAAGTATAGGTCTGAGTGGGAATGTTTGAAGTGCAGACCTATAAGTAAAACATGTACAGAAAGTGTAGAGTTGACAGACGAAGAAATTGAAAGTGATGATCCTACTTACATAGCCTTGAAAAAGCTGTTGGATAAAATGTTCCTGAGGCAAGAGAATAAAATTGCCTCAAGAGTCGATAGTATAATTGAAATGATTAGTAAGTTAGAGGCAACTATGACTAACATCATAGACCGAGTCAAGGAGATGGAAGAAGAGTCTGTGAAGTTGAAGAATCAGATGCGGGATTTGAAAATGGAAATGGAAATGGAGAAACAGTATGGGCGGAGTAGAAATTTTATTGTGACCAGTATTCCTCAAGACGACAAAGAAGACGTCCCAGTGAAGATCACAGGATTGCTCCAGGCCATGAATATCGAGCTCAGAAAAGAAGACATCACAGCGCACAGACTACCTTCAGCACACTCGCCGGCGCCGATCATAGTGCAGTGTACGACTAGAGCCATTAGAGACACAGTAGTCCGTGGTGCACGTAAGTTTAGGCAAAGTACAAAACTAATAGGAAATTCTCATCCAGAAAGGGCAATATACTTCAATGATCATCTAACTCCCTATTTCTCAGAACTAATGAAACAAACCAAAGAAGTGAAGGATAGGTTAGGGTTTAAGTACATATGGCTAAATGGAAATAGAATTATGTTGAAAAAAGACAACCAGTCAAAAGCTTTCAGAATTCTTACGGAATCAGATCTGGAAAAGGTAGGATAA